One segment of Rubripirellula amarantea DNA contains the following:
- a CDS encoding serine/threonine-protein kinase yields MTGEQTEYQTADGQSTAQELSMRATTPPAEVPGYRLSRFLGSGAFGQVWVGLDLNTGRSVAVKFYLHRGGVNWSLLSREVKNLVQLSADRQVVQVLEVGWDADPPYYVMELVTGGSLEDLLKQSVTLPVGEAVNLFKRVCVGLNHCHAKGVLHCDIKPANILLGEDREPRLADFGQSRLSNEQTPSLGTLFYMAPEQADLESTPDASWDVYAVGAILYRMLTGSPPYKDETIVEKIDTAGSLPKRLSRYRESIEQAPPPIKHMQKSGVDRALAKIVSKCLAPSPNDRYQNIQQILEDLQRREANLSRRPLMLLGIVGPLLILLATTFWGYRSIREAGERTRDALQTEARDSNELAAKFAARTLESEIERYYDLTRDETSSKEFLKHLEDTLADPVVEKSLREIASELTPADTHEVSDARERLLDAPERIRLDEFLQGRLDRYTGEEGIARKLQLATMFVTDSVGTIIGIVYDESVDRDSNSAGRNFAYRTYFHGGREDLPKDQVEIGNVTPLSDTRLSAAFPSTATGMWKVAVSTPIFLSDDRSRPDAIFVATINLGDFQLLQSEKGSNQVAVLVEARDGPARGTILQHPLMDERQLKDVPDLGETKYQIEPNLMDRLLSGDDVTYHDPVAMTSDGQAYSGRWIAALQAVALPKTSVDWEQTGSKVDSETNTDLLVLVQYRLEKVWEPVNLMTSALLVEGAAALSSILLVALVLWWFVRKVDAPHRDDSVTSSLLDTKGSTDATETVAV; encoded by the coding sequence ATGACTGGCGAGCAAACCGAATACCAAACGGCCGATGGTCAATCGACCGCCCAAGAACTCTCGATGAGAGCGACAACGCCTCCGGCGGAAGTGCCCGGTTATCGGTTGAGCCGGTTCCTGGGGTCTGGTGCGTTCGGCCAAGTGTGGGTGGGACTCGATCTTAATACCGGTCGAAGCGTTGCTGTTAAGTTCTACCTTCACCGAGGCGGCGTCAATTGGTCGTTGCTTTCTCGCGAGGTCAAGAATCTGGTTCAACTCTCAGCAGACCGCCAAGTGGTTCAAGTGCTAGAGGTGGGCTGGGATGCCGATCCGCCGTATTACGTGATGGAATTGGTCACGGGCGGGTCGTTGGAGGACCTGTTGAAGCAGTCGGTGACCTTGCCTGTCGGCGAGGCGGTCAATCTGTTTAAGCGAGTGTGCGTGGGGCTGAACCACTGCCATGCGAAAGGGGTTTTGCACTGCGACATCAAGCCCGCCAATATCTTGCTGGGCGAGGATCGCGAACCCCGTTTAGCCGATTTTGGGCAGAGCCGGCTTTCCAACGAGCAGACCCCGTCGCTGGGCACGTTGTTCTACATGGCTCCCGAGCAAGCCGATCTCGAATCCACACCGGACGCAAGTTGGGATGTGTATGCCGTGGGAGCGATCTTGTATCGCATGCTCACCGGTAGCCCTCCCTACAAAGACGAAACGATCGTCGAGAAGATTGATACTGCCGGTTCGCTGCCCAAACGATTGTCGCGGTACCGAGAGTCGATCGAGCAAGCTCCACCGCCAATCAAGCACATGCAGAAATCTGGCGTCGATCGTGCATTGGCGAAGATCGTTTCGAAGTGCTTGGCACCTAGCCCGAATGATCGTTACCAGAACATCCAACAAATTTTGGAAGACTTGCAGCGCAGAGAGGCAAACTTGTCTCGAAGGCCGTTGATGCTGCTGGGGATTGTCGGCCCGCTGTTGATTTTGTTGGCAACGACGTTTTGGGGCTATCGAAGCATTCGAGAAGCCGGTGAACGAACCCGAGACGCATTGCAAACCGAAGCCCGTGACAGCAATGAACTCGCCGCGAAGTTTGCGGCTCGAACGCTTGAAAGTGAAATCGAACGTTACTATGACCTTACGCGCGATGAAACATCGTCGAAGGAATTCTTGAAGCATCTCGAAGACACACTCGCGGATCCCGTCGTTGAAAAATCGTTGCGAGAGATCGCTTCTGAGTTGACGCCCGCTGACACTCACGAGGTCAGTGACGCTAGAGAGAGGCTTCTTGATGCACCGGAGCGAATTCGTTTGGATGAATTCTTGCAAGGTCGCTTGGATCGTTACACCGGCGAAGAAGGGATCGCCCGAAAGCTTCAGCTCGCCACGATGTTCGTAACCGATTCGGTCGGAACGATCATTGGGATTGTCTACGACGAATCAGTGGATCGTGACAGCAACAGTGCGGGGCGTAACTTCGCCTATCGAACGTATTTTCATGGCGGTCGTGAGGATCTTCCCAAAGATCAAGTTGAGATTGGAAACGTTACTCCTTTAAGTGACACTCGGCTTTCGGCTGCGTTTCCGTCAACGGCGACGGGAATGTGGAAGGTCGCCGTGAGCACACCTATATTCCTGTCCGACGATCGGTCCCGACCCGATGCTATTTTTGTCGCGACGATCAATTTGGGCGATTTCCAGCTATTGCAGAGTGAGAAGGGGTCCAACCAAGTCGCGGTTCTGGTGGAAGCACGAGATGGTCCTGCGAGAGGAACGATCCTGCAACACCCACTCATGGACGAGCGGCAGTTGAAGGATGTTCCCGATCTGGGGGAGACAAAGTATCAAATTGAACCAAATCTGATGGATCGCTTGCTTAGTGGTGACGACGTGACCTATCATGATCCGGTTGCGATGACGAGTGATGGTCAGGCTTATTCGGGGCGTTGGATTGCAGCGTTGCAAGCCGTTGCCCTGCCAAAAACATCTGTCGACTGGGAACAGACCGGCAGCAAAGTCGATTCTGAAACTAACACTGATTTGTTGGTTTTAGTTCAATATCGACTCGAGAAGGTTTGGGAACCGGTAAACCTGATGACCTCGGCATTGCTAGTTGAAGGAGCTGCCGCGCTGTCGTCGATTTTGCTAGTGGCGTTGGTGTTGTGGTGGTTCGTTCGTAAAGTTGATGCGCCCCATCGCGATGATTCGGTCACGAGTTCTCTCTTGGATACCAAGGGGAGCACGGACGCGACTGAAACGGTTGCTGTTTAA